gggattctaacttatcagtatctggtttcagcacatgtgttggactccTCCAAATCTGattatgtcttagactgggctttcgcccattccacaattctttgggagtagaagaaactgatttagaaggtactaagttcagaacgtatattgttgtttccagagcatatccccaaaacgaatttggtaattctgaataactcatcattgatctaaccatctccataagagtcctattccttcgttctgctacaccattctgttggggtgttccaggtgcagataattgggattgaatctcggcctctgataagtaattcctaaactctcctaagaggtattcgccaccacgatctgaccgtagtgtcttgatacttttacctagtcgtttctccacatcagccttgtattctttgaacttatcaaagcactcggacttgcggcgcattaggtaaatgtatccatatcttgaataatcgtctatgaaagagacaaaatattcaaaacctcctcttgcctggacagacataggaccacacaaatcagagtgaaccaactctaacacttctttggctctataccccttggccttgaacggcctcttggtcattttaccttccaagcaagattcacaagttggaaaattttccaactcaaatgaactcaaaagtccatcggctataagcctctgaatcctacttaagttaatattaccaagccttagatgccaaagatatgcttggttcatttccgaaggttcttttctcttattagagttagaagatgagttataaatttccatgttttgctttgtggaagaaattggatttaaagtatacaaattaccaactaatgcaccagaacagataatcactttatttcttttaataactacatcgttactaaaagaaactgaatatccatctaaaaacagtttagaaactgaaattaaattctttctaaaactgggtacataaagacaatttcttaaaatcaaatttctatttctactaaaagataagtagacgtctcccactgcaacagctgccaccttagtagcattgcccatgtagacagtaatctctccttcagatagtcgtcgggtttcctggaacccctgcaaggaattgcagacatgatcagtggctacacaccaggtgctggtagataacaccgctaaacatgtttcaacaactagagtatgagatatacctttgttttgattcctacgaggacagtccgccttccaatgtcctagaTGAAGCAcatgcccttcggcttcttcattccagctttaaatcccgtactctgagatttattcactttctttgctgaaccagcttgtttctttttcttctttcctttcggtttagaagtagaaccattttcagcatagtgaatttgagcattgtgacgaaataatccttctgctgcttgaagttctgtcagtagttccgctaatgaataaaccctcttattcatattatagttcaggcgaaactgctcaaaacttctaggtagcgtttggaggatcatatcgatctgggtttccccatcaatttctcctccaaggatctgtatctcgtttagataagccatcatctttaggatatgatccctcacaggagtaccctcttgcatggtggctgtcattatctttctcatggcttcttgcctagaagccctatcctgatgaccaaagagttcctt
This genomic stretch from Zingiber officinale cultivar Zhangliang chromosome 7A, Zo_v1.1, whole genome shotgun sequence harbors:
- the LOC121999171 gene encoding uncharacterized protein LOC121999171; protein product: PLSIILQQNRLTGPNYIDWKRNLDIVLTAESYKFVLTKQCPEAPTGESTQEEIEYHRKWVKADEMARCYILASMSNVLQHQHQDLPTAYDIMNNLKELFGHQDRASRQEAMRKIMTATMQEGTPVRDHILKMMAYLNEIQILGGEIDGETQIDMILQTLPRSFEQFRLNYNMNKRVYSLAELLTELQAAEGLFRHNAQIHYAENGSTSKPKGKKKKK